One window of Longimicrobium sp. genomic DNA carries:
- a CDS encoding c-type cytochrome: MRSMALVLVCLAGVLAACEREERPSRDTPPGASPFPAVQTTELQAGPKTPDPSMGAYQENRFAVGQGQTFYEQYNCAGCHSAGGGGGMGPPLNDDEWIYGSDPENVFATIVEGRPNGMPSFRGRIDQGQIWQLVSYVRTLSGLTPPDTWPARADHMQEVRPVTDAAPQRQLP, encoded by the coding sequence ATGCGATCGATGGCGCTGGTTCTGGTCTGCCTGGCGGGGGTGCTCGCGGCGTGCGAGCGCGAGGAGCGTCCGTCGCGCGACACGCCGCCGGGTGCATCGCCCTTTCCCGCGGTGCAGACGACGGAGCTGCAGGCCGGTCCCAAGACGCCGGACCCGTCGATGGGTGCGTACCAGGAGAACCGGTTCGCGGTCGGTCAGGGGCAGACCTTCTACGAGCAGTACAACTGCGCCGGGTGCCACTCCGCGGGCGGCGGCGGGGGGATGGGGCCGCCGCTGAACGACGACGAGTGGATCTACGGGAGCGATCCGGAGAACGTCTTCGCCACCATCGTGGAGGGTCGGCCCAACGGGATGCCCTCCTTCCGCGGGCGCATCGACCAGGGGCAGATCTGGCAGCTCGTGTCGTACGTGCGCACGCTGAGCGGCCTCACCCCGCCGGACACCTGGCCGGCCCGCGCGGACCACATGCAGGAGGTCCGCCCCGTGACCGACGCCGCACCCCAGCGCCAGCTCCCGTGA
- a CDS encoding substrate-binding domain-containing protein, giving the protein MIALLAACAETQAKPARELRVCADPNNLPFSNERGEGFENRLAEMVAREMGARVKYTWWAQRRGFIRNTLRAGECDLVMGVPSSFELALPTRPYYRSTYVFVYRKDAGFRVRSFDDPVLKRVKIGVHLVGDDYANTPPAHALGTRGIIRNVRGYTLYGDYSKPNPPADILTALARKEIDVAVVWGPLAGYFAPRAGVPMEVVPVSPQVDLPFLPFVFDISMGVRREDVKLKEEVEAILVRRRAEVNAILDEYGVPRAGRP; this is encoded by the coding sequence ATGATAGCGCTCCTCGCCGCCTGCGCCGAGACGCAGGCGAAGCCCGCCCGCGAGCTGCGGGTGTGCGCCGACCCGAACAACCTCCCCTTCTCCAACGAAAGGGGGGAGGGGTTCGAGAACCGGCTGGCGGAGATGGTGGCGCGGGAAATGGGGGCGCGGGTGAAGTACACCTGGTGGGCGCAGCGGCGCGGCTTCATCCGCAACACCCTGCGCGCCGGGGAGTGCGACCTGGTGATGGGGGTGCCCAGCTCCTTCGAGCTCGCCCTCCCCACGAGGCCGTACTACCGCTCCACCTACGTCTTCGTGTACCGCAAGGATGCGGGGTTCAGGGTGCGCTCGTTCGATGACCCCGTGCTGAAGCGGGTCAAGATCGGCGTGCACCTGGTGGGCGACGACTACGCCAACACGCCGCCCGCCCACGCGCTCGGCACGCGCGGCATCATCCGCAACGTGCGGGGTTACACGCTGTACGGCGACTACTCCAAGCCCAACCCGCCGGCCGACATCCTGACGGCGCTGGCGCGCAAGGAGATCGACGTGGCGGTGGTGTGGGGGCCGCTGGCCGGCTACTTCGCGCCGCGGGCGGGGGTGCCGATGGAGGTCGTCCCCGTCTCGCCGCAGGTCGACCTGCCCTTCCTCCCCTTCGTCTTCGACATCTCGATGGGAGTGCGGCGCGAGGACGTGAAGCTCAAGGAAGAGGTGGAGGCGATCCTCGTCCGCCGGCGCGCGGAGGTGAACGCCATCCTGGACGAGTACGGAGTGCCGCGGGCAGGCCGTCCATGA
- a CDS encoding ATP-binding protein, translated as MAGTLTPVQQRALDQLLHALRPGRVVAFSGGEGAGKTTVLRAAHAALGGAWLSAGDLAEAADGRHPLALEEAFHRLVVDALARHDTVFVDDFHLLGMVVGMSHMYPRMNWIYASLVALGNRVEEMGKRLVVAADHNPVTQGWRVAHQVMLDAPRAEDYRALSAAYLDPADVARLDFERIFRFARRISARALRRACESLPQGAAVDTDAFVEHLRTRHLVSNVDLGEVQAVDLHDLKGVDDIIRALEANVILPLENAELAAEFGLRPKRGVLLAGPPGTGKTTVGRALAHRLRSKFFLVDGTLISGTSGFYSRLAAIFEAAKQNAPAVIFIDDSDVIFEGGGELGLYRYLLTMLDGLESESAGRVCLMMTAMDVGSLPPALVRSGRIELWLETRLPDEEARAAILTDRCAGLPAAVGAVDVQLLAASTEGLTGADLARLVEDGKILLAYDRSRGEAEDEPTAYFLRAIETVRANKERYAEAEARARERRPTRSPMFDMMEGMGISYAMGEVDPESALPTETQFPMFGMGSPE; from the coding sequence ATGGCCGGCACGCTCACCCCCGTCCAGCAGCGCGCGCTCGACCAACTGCTGCACGCGCTGCGTCCCGGACGCGTGGTCGCGTTCTCAGGCGGCGAGGGCGCGGGAAAGACGACGGTGCTCCGCGCGGCGCACGCGGCGCTGGGTGGCGCGTGGCTGAGCGCCGGGGACCTGGCGGAGGCCGCGGACGGCCGCCATCCGCTGGCGCTGGAGGAGGCGTTCCACCGGCTCGTGGTGGACGCCCTCGCGCGGCACGACACGGTGTTCGTGGACGATTTCCACCTGCTGGGGATGGTGGTGGGGATGTCGCACATGTATCCCCGCATGAACTGGATCTACGCCTCGCTGGTGGCGCTGGGGAACCGGGTGGAGGAGATGGGGAAGCGGCTGGTCGTCGCCGCCGATCACAACCCCGTGACGCAGGGATGGCGCGTCGCGCACCAGGTGATGCTCGACGCGCCCAGGGCAGAGGACTACCGCGCGCTCTCCGCCGCCTACCTCGATCCCGCGGACGTGGCGCGGCTCGACTTCGAGCGCATCTTCCGATTCGCGCGGCGGATCAGCGCCCGGGCGCTGCGTCGCGCCTGCGAGTCGCTCCCCCAGGGCGCCGCGGTGGACACGGACGCCTTCGTGGAGCACCTGCGCACGCGCCACCTGGTCAGCAACGTGGACCTGGGCGAGGTGCAGGCGGTGGATCTGCACGACCTCAAGGGCGTCGACGACATCATCCGCGCCCTGGAAGCCAACGTCATCCTCCCGCTGGAAAACGCCGAGCTGGCGGCCGAGTTCGGGCTCAGGCCCAAGCGCGGCGTGCTCCTGGCCGGCCCTCCGGGAACGGGAAAGACGACGGTGGGACGCGCGCTCGCCCATCGCCTGCGCAGCAAGTTCTTTCTCGTGGATGGAACGCTGATCTCGGGGACCAGCGGCTTCTACTCGCGCCTGGCGGCGATCTTCGAGGCGGCGAAGCAGAACGCCCCCGCGGTGATCTTCATCGACGACAGCGACGTCATCTTCGAGGGCGGCGGGGAGCTGGGGCTGTACCGCTATCTCCTCACCATGCTGGACGGGCTGGAGAGCGAAAGCGCGGGCCGCGTCTGCCTGATGATGACGGCGATGGACGTCGGCAGCCTTCCCCCGGCCCTGGTGCGCTCCGGCCGCATCGAGCTCTGGCTGGAGACGCGGCTGCCAGACGAGGAAGCGCGCGCCGCCATCCTGACCGACCGCTGTGCCGGCCTCCCCGCGGCGGTCGGTGCCGTCGACGTGCAGCTCCTGGCCGCCTCCACCGAAGGCCTGACCGGCGCCGACCTCGCGCGGCTGGTGGAGGACGGAAAGATCTTGCTGGCGTACGACCGCTCGCGCGGCGAGGCGGAGGACGAGCCCACCGCGTACTTCCTGCGCGCCATCGAGACGGTGCGCGCCAACAAGGAGCGCTACGCCGAGGCCGAAGCCCGCGCCCGCGAACGCCGCCCCACGCGCTCCCCGATGTTCGACATGATGGAGGGGATGGGAATCTCGTACGCGATGGGCGAGGTGGACCCCGAAAGCGCTCTGCCCACCGAAACCCAGTTCCCGATGTTCGGGATGGGATCGCCGGAGTAG
- a CDS encoding DUF2071 domain-containing protein: MPKEPGVLPGRFLTAQWRDLVMLNFEVDPAALRPLVPAGTELDSWGGTTYASMVGFLFLDTRVLGVPIPFHRDFEEVNLRFYVRRRGPEGWRRGVVFVREIVPRWAIATAARVIYNEQYAAMPMRHRIAPLDGGGRHVEYGWKHRGRWSALRATTHGEPRPLVPGSEAEFITEHYWGYAAQRGGGTVEYRVEHPSWRVWDARTHQLDADVAALYGPAFAEALAAPPRSAFVAEGSPVVVRRGVRV, encoded by the coding sequence ATGCCGAAAGAACCGGGCGTGCTCCCCGGCCGCTTCCTGACGGCGCAGTGGCGCGACCTCGTGATGCTCAACTTCGAGGTCGATCCGGCCGCCCTGCGCCCGCTCGTCCCTGCCGGAACGGAGCTGGATTCGTGGGGCGGCACCACGTACGCCAGCATGGTGGGGTTCCTCTTCCTGGACACGCGGGTGCTGGGGGTGCCGATCCCCTTCCACCGCGACTTCGAGGAGGTAAACCTGCGCTTCTACGTGCGGCGCCGCGGGCCGGAGGGGTGGCGGCGCGGCGTGGTGTTCGTGCGCGAGATCGTGCCGCGCTGGGCCATCGCGACGGCGGCGCGCGTGATCTACAACGAGCAGTACGCCGCCATGCCCATGCGCCACCGCATCGCGCCGCTGGACGGCGGCGGGCGGCACGTGGAGTACGGATGGAAGCACCGCGGCCGCTGGTCCGCCCTGCGCGCCACCACGCACGGCGAGCCCCGGCCGCTCGTCCCGGGTTCCGAGGCGGAGTTCATCACCGAGCACTACTGGGGATACGCGGCGCAGCGCGGCGGCGGCACTGTGGAGTACCGCGTGGAGCACCCGTCGTGGCGCGTGTGGGATGCGCGCACGCACCAGCTAGACGCCGACGTGGCCGCGCTCTACGGCCCCGCCTTCGCCGAAGCGCTCGCCGCCCCGCCCCGCTCCGCTTTCGTCGCCGAGGGGTCGCCGGTCGTGGTGCGGCGCGGCGTACGCGTGTAA
- a CDS encoding glycosyltransferase, giving the protein MICILHGYLLEGSGSNLWTRSVVESLCRQGETVHLMAQENHPERYPFIAEARHYHPDGSVETFYRREDGDHPGCCILHKPVLGDTLPVYVWDKYEEFTNVVPMVDLDDAAIESYMERNVRALTRVVRENGITAMHANHAVLMSVVAQRVGASEGIPFSIMPHGSALEYAVKRDERFLRLATEAFTAAGRIFVIGSEMRGRVTTVFTRVPGLDEKMVDLHLGVDTSQFEPVARADRPRKATQLRESLAGLDRGRTPAQTDAMLAALRDDLTGAALDEALAAGRGYVAKLPDAELEAKLDGVDWEREPTLLYVGRLISAKGVQEVVAALPLLLERNPQIRLVVVGHGPLREPLEAMLWALEHGARDVFADIVARGREMEGDPEGEGGSTELTKVARFLDSLRERGELDAYFDAGRRHVRRDRVIFTGYLTHAELRYLFPCCDAAVFPSVVKEAGPLVFLEALASGAFPLGTYFGGMKASIDSVATVLPPEAAEAMKLDPSPERTVADIVRHVPIALEMGERHKEALFRVARDRYDWSSVSRTLSEELGGL; this is encoded by the coding sequence ATGATCTGCATCCTGCACGGGTACCTGCTGGAAGGCTCCGGAAGCAACCTGTGGACGCGCTCCGTAGTGGAGTCGCTCTGCCGCCAGGGGGAGACGGTCCACCTGATGGCGCAGGAGAATCATCCCGAGCGCTACCCCTTCATCGCCGAGGCGCGCCACTACCACCCGGACGGCAGCGTCGAGACCTTTTACCGGCGAGAAGACGGCGACCACCCGGGCTGCTGCATCCTCCACAAGCCGGTACTGGGCGACACGCTTCCCGTGTACGTGTGGGACAAGTACGAGGAGTTCACGAACGTCGTCCCCATGGTGGACCTGGACGACGCGGCGATCGAGTCGTACATGGAGCGCAACGTCCGAGCGCTCACCCGCGTCGTGCGCGAGAACGGCATCACGGCTATGCACGCCAACCACGCGGTGCTCATGTCGGTGGTGGCGCAGCGCGTGGGGGCCTCGGAAGGGATTCCGTTCTCAATCATGCCGCACGGCAGCGCGCTGGAGTACGCCGTCAAGCGCGACGAGCGCTTCCTGCGCCTGGCGACGGAGGCGTTCACGGCCGCCGGGCGCATCTTCGTGATCGGCTCCGAGATGCGGGGCCGGGTGACGACCGTCTTCACCCGCGTCCCCGGTCTGGACGAGAAGATGGTGGACCTGCACCTGGGCGTGGACACCAGCCAGTTCGAGCCCGTCGCGCGCGCGGACCGTCCCCGCAAGGCCACGCAGCTCCGCGAGTCGCTCGCCGGCCTCGACCGCGGCCGCACCCCCGCGCAGACGGACGCCATGCTCGCCGCCCTGCGCGACGACCTGACCGGCGCGGCGCTGGACGAGGCGCTGGCGGCGGGCCGCGGCTACGTCGCCAAGCTCCCCGACGCGGAGCTGGAGGCGAAGCTGGACGGTGTGGACTGGGAGCGCGAGCCCACGCTGCTCTACGTCGGACGCCTGATCTCGGCCAAGGGGGTGCAGGAAGTGGTCGCGGCCCTCCCCCTGCTCCTGGAGCGCAACCCGCAGATTCGGCTGGTGGTGGTGGGCCACGGCCCCCTTCGCGAGCCGCTGGAGGCGATGCTCTGGGCACTGGAGCACGGCGCCCGCGACGTCTTCGCCGACATCGTCGCGCGCGGCCGCGAGATGGAGGGCGACCCCGAGGGCGAGGGCGGCTCCACCGAGCTCACCAAGGTGGCGCGCTTCCTCGACAGCCTGCGCGAGCGCGGCGAGCTGGACGCCTACTTCGACGCCGGCCGGCGGCACGTGCGGCGCGACCGCGTGATCTTCACCGGCTACCTGACGCACGCCGAGCTGCGCTACCTCTTCCCCTGCTGCGACGCCGCCGTATTCCCATCGGTGGTCAAGGAGGCGGGCCCGCTCGTCTTCCTGGAGGCGCTGGCGAGCGGCGCCTTCCCGCTGGGCACCTACTTCGGCGGGATGAAGGCCAGCATCGACTCGGTCGCCACCGTGCTCCCCCCCGAGGCCGCCGAGGCGATGAAGCTGGACCCCTCCCCCGAGCGCACCGTCGCCGACATCGTCCGCCACGTCCCCATCGCCCTGGAGATGGGCGAGCGCCACAAGGAAGCGCTCTTCCGCGTGGCCCGCGACCGCTACGACTGGTCGAGCGTGTCGAGGACGCTGTCGGAGGAGCTGGGGGGGTTGTGA
- the coxB gene encoding cytochrome c oxidase subunit II: MSTRLRPHACAAAVLLAGCERQFSATHPVGPQAERISDLIWFLTWLGTAVFVAVVGFLFYALWRGRRRAESAAGPEAERRMARWVGGSVAATVTILLVLLVYNFYTGRALAAFADSSAMTIRVTGHQWWWSVEYQDPLYSRRVSTANEIHIPVGRKVRLEVQSRDVIHSFWAPNLHGKIDLIPGYGGTTYFRADEPGVFSGRCAEFCGLQHAKMNFLVIAEPPDRFAAWYEAQLRSSTPPADSMQQKGQQVFLSKQCAMCHTIRGTPANSRIGPDLTHLASRRTLASGAIPNTRGHLGGWVLDPQSIKPGTRMPPNQLASDELQALLDYLESLK; the protein is encoded by the coding sequence GTGAGCACGCGCCTTCGTCCCCACGCGTGCGCGGCGGCCGTGCTCCTGGCGGGGTGCGAGCGCCAGTTCTCGGCCACGCACCCCGTGGGCCCGCAGGCGGAGCGGATCAGCGACCTGATCTGGTTCCTCACCTGGCTGGGCACGGCCGTTTTCGTGGCGGTGGTGGGCTTCCTCTTCTACGCGCTATGGCGCGGCAGGCGGCGGGCGGAGAGCGCCGCCGGGCCGGAGGCGGAGCGGCGGATGGCGCGGTGGGTGGGCGGGTCGGTGGCGGCCACGGTGACCATCCTGCTGGTGCTGCTGGTCTACAACTTCTACACGGGGCGGGCGCTGGCGGCCTTCGCCGATTCCAGTGCGATGACGATCCGCGTCACCGGGCACCAGTGGTGGTGGTCGGTGGAGTACCAGGACCCGCTGTACAGCCGCCGTGTGTCGACGGCCAACGAGATCCACATCCCCGTCGGACGCAAGGTGCGGCTGGAGGTGCAGTCGCGCGACGTGATCCACTCGTTCTGGGCGCCGAACCTCCACGGCAAGATCGACCTGATCCCCGGGTACGGCGGCACCACTTACTTCCGCGCGGACGAGCCGGGCGTCTTCAGCGGGCGGTGCGCGGAGTTCTGCGGCCTTCAGCACGCCAAGATGAACTTCCTGGTGATCGCGGAGCCGCCGGACCGTTTCGCCGCGTGGTACGAGGCGCAGCTGCGGAGCTCGACCCCTCCCGCCGACTCGATGCAGCAGAAGGGGCAGCAGGTGTTCCTGTCGAAGCAGTGCGCGATGTGCCACACCATCCGGGGCACGCCGGCCAACAGCCGCATCGGCCCGGACCTGACGCACCTGGCGAGCCGCCGCACGCTGGCCTCGGGCGCCATTCCCAACACGCGCGGCCATCTGGGCGGGTGGGTGCTGGACCCGCAGAGCATCAAGCCCGGCACCCGCATGCCGCCCAACCAGCTCGCGAGCGATGAGCTGCAGGCGCTGCTGGATTATCTGGAGAGCCTGAAGTAG
- a CDS encoding c-type cytochrome, giving the protein MRSPWMLLTAALVLSACGGGPDTKAMETGAALTRGDPHAGREQIRHYGCNACHTIPGIQGAHGAAGPPLGGMVGRMYIAGVLTNTPEHMVTWIQDPPAIDPKTAMPNLGVTEEEARDIAAYLYALK; this is encoded by the coding sequence ATGCGGAGTCCCTGGATGCTCCTGACGGCGGCGCTCGTGCTCTCCGCGTGCGGCGGCGGGCCGGACACGAAGGCGATGGAGACGGGCGCCGCCCTCACCCGCGGCGACCCGCACGCCGGCCGTGAGCAGATTCGGCACTACGGCTGCAACGCCTGCCACACCATCCCCGGCATCCAGGGGGCGCACGGCGCCGCGGGCCCACCGCTCGGCGGCATGGTGGGCCGCATGTATATCGCCGGCGTGCTTACCAACACGCCGGAGCACATGGTGACGTGGATCCAGGACCCGCCCGCCATCGACCCAAAGACGGCCATGCCCAACCTGGGCGTCACCGAAGAAGAAGCCCGCGACATCGCCGCCTACCTCTACGCCCTGAAGTAG
- a CDS encoding cytochrome c oxidase assembly protein, which yields MHGVLPLPRPAPPQAGEGAGGWGPALLLLLLLAPSAAWAHTGKPLAPHDLWTAWAFDPGVVVALFVSAWLYSRGTERLWRRSGVGRGVRRWEAGCFAAGWVTLAVAMVSPLHRLGGVLFSAHMVQHELLMALAAPLLVLGRPMLPFLWALPMRWRRVAGAAARRQGVRAGWRLVTAPFAAFALHAAALWLWHIPGPYQATLTSEWMHTLQHASFLGTGLLFWWALVHGREGRMGYGAAVFYLFATAMHSGGLGALLTFARAPWYPEYGAGGAAWGLTPLEDQQLAGLIMWIPAGASYLVAGLALVAAWMRESERKAARWQDRALLRPT from the coding sequence TTGCACGGTGTTCTCCCCCTCCCCCGCCCTGCGCCCCCGCAGGCGGGGGAGGGGGCCGGGGGGTGGGGGCCCGCCCTGCTCCTCCTCCTGCTCCTCGCGCCTTCGGCGGCGTGGGCGCACACGGGGAAGCCGCTGGCGCCGCACGACCTGTGGACGGCGTGGGCGTTCGATCCGGGGGTGGTGGTGGCGCTCTTTGTGAGCGCGTGGCTTTACTCGCGGGGGACGGAGCGGCTCTGGCGGCGGTCGGGCGTGGGGCGCGGCGTGCGGAGGTGGGAGGCGGGGTGCTTCGCGGCGGGGTGGGTCACGCTGGCGGTCGCGATGGTGTCGCCGCTGCACCGTCTGGGTGGGGTGCTCTTTTCCGCGCACATGGTACAGCACGAATTGCTGATGGCCCTCGCCGCGCCACTGCTGGTGCTGGGGAGGCCAATGCTGCCGTTTCTGTGGGCGCTCCCCATGAGGTGGCGGCGGGTGGCGGGGGCGGCGGCGCGGCGGCAGGGGGTGCGCGCGGGGTGGCGCTTGGTGACCGCGCCGTTCGCGGCGTTCGCGCTGCACGCGGCGGCGCTCTGGCTGTGGCACATCCCTGGCCCGTACCAGGCGACGCTCACCAGCGAGTGGATGCACACGCTGCAGCACGCGAGCTTCCTAGGCACGGGGCTCCTCTTCTGGTGGGCGCTGGTGCACGGGCGCGAGGGGCGGATGGGGTACGGCGCGGCCGTCTTCTACCTCTTCGCGACCGCAATGCACAGCGGCGGGCTGGGGGCGCTGCTGACGTTCGCGCGCGCGCCCTGGTATCCAGAATACGGCGCGGGCGGGGCGGCGTGGGGGCTCACGCCGCTGGAGGACCAGCAGCTCGCGGGGCTGATCATGTGGATTCCCGCCGGCGCCAGCTACCTGGTGGCGGGGCTGGCGCTGGTGGCGGCGTGGATGCGCGAGTCGGAGCGGAAGGCGGCGCGTTGGCAGGACCGCGCCCTGCTGCGGCCCACCTGA
- a CDS encoding mechanosensitive ion channel family protein has product MQSIVHLAGPDRTVELFGVRLIGMNAETGRKLLMTLAVLVLAWALGRGLKALIRASQRRRRDVRARFWSDHAVSIGTTIVVVLVLMSIWFDDPKGLAMPAGLLTAGLAVALQRVITAVAGYFVILSGRIFNVGDRVVMGGVRGDVIALGFTRTKIIEMGQPPPVQNEEPAVWVGARQYTGRIVTVTNDKIFDEPVYNYTREFPFIWEEMRIPVRYQDDRARAEAIILEAAQRHTVEVTERGSAALARLQRHYRIEAADPEPRTTLRLTDNWLEITVRFLAPDHGVRALKDAIARDILDGFDAAGMGLASATYEIVGVPPLRVVAQPSPPRPPSPKPLGEGGDGVG; this is encoded by the coding sequence ATGCAGTCCATCGTCCACCTGGCGGGGCCCGATCGTACCGTCGAGCTGTTCGGGGTGCGGCTCATCGGGATGAACGCGGAGACGGGCCGCAAGCTGCTGATGACGCTCGCGGTGCTCGTGCTGGCGTGGGCGCTGGGGCGGGGGTTGAAGGCCCTCATCCGGGCGTCGCAGCGCAGGCGCCGTGACGTGCGTGCCCGGTTCTGGTCCGACCACGCGGTCAGCATCGGCACCACCATCGTCGTCGTCCTCGTCCTGATGTCCATCTGGTTCGACGATCCCAAGGGGCTCGCGATGCCGGCGGGGCTGCTGACGGCGGGGCTGGCGGTGGCGCTGCAGCGGGTGATCACGGCGGTGGCGGGGTACTTCGTGATCCTGAGCGGGCGCATCTTCAACGTGGGCGACCGCGTGGTGATGGGCGGCGTGCGCGGCGACGTGATCGCGCTGGGCTTCACCCGCACCAAGATCATCGAGATGGGGCAGCCGCCCCCGGTGCAGAACGAGGAGCCGGCGGTGTGGGTGGGCGCGCGGCAGTACACGGGGCGCATCGTCACGGTCACGAACGACAAGATCTTCGACGAGCCCGTCTACAACTACACGCGCGAGTTTCCCTTCATCTGGGAGGAGATGCGCATCCCCGTGCGCTACCAGGACGACCGGGCGCGCGCGGAGGCGATCATCCTGGAAGCCGCCCAGCGCCACACGGTGGAGGTCACCGAGCGCGGGAGCGCGGCGCTCGCCCGGCTCCAGCGCCACTACCGCATCGAGGCCGCGGACCCCGAGCCCCGCACGACGCTGCGCCTGACGGACAACTGGCTGGAGATCACGGTGCGCTTCCTGGCGCCCGACCACGGCGTGCGCGCCCTCAAGGACGCCATCGCCCGCGACATCCTGGATGGCTTCGACGCCGCGGGGATGGGGTTGGCGTCCGCGACGTACGAGATCGTGGGAGTGCCCCCACTGCGGGTGGTGGCCCAGCCCTCACCCCCCCGGCCCCCCTCTCCCAAACCGCTGGGAGAGGGGGGAGATGGGGTCGGTTAG
- the ctaD gene encoding cytochrome c oxidase subunit I, which produces MAHTEAHATASLLDAGGRAEMERSWRPKPGFWGWLVAVDHKSVAKRYIATAFIFFLLGGLEAMVMRIQLARPENGLLSPDQYNQLFTMHGTTMMFLFGVPVQLAVALYFVPLMVGTRNVAFPRLNAFGYWTYLIGGVLLYSGFILNTGPDAGWFNYVPLSGPQYSPGKRIDVWAQTVTFTEIASLVAAVTLIVTILKQRAPGMSLNRLPLYVWSVLVTAVVVTFAMPSVALASMMLAMDRLIGTHFFNPAEGGDPLLWQHLFWFFGHPEVYIMFIPATGFVSEIIPVFARRKMFGHTPLVLSLVATGFLAFGLWVHHMFTTGLPQLGQSFFTAASLMIAIPNGVQIFCWIATLWAGRPRFATPLLFVIGFIVLFVCGGITGVMVASVPFDQQAHDTYFVVAHLHYVQIGAFVFPLFGAFYYWFPKVMGRMLSETLGKVHFWLFFVGMNVTFFPMHFLGFMGMTRRVYTYPVEAGWAPLNLMATVGAALMAAGILTFLANVFTSARRGAPAGDDPWGSHTLEWGTASPPPAYNFLHIPVVQGLYALWERTPDRPVVTGMGTRRREILLTTVLDAEPDARYEHPGPSIAPLLCALAVAVTFIGGIFTTWAYVVGPSLLFPALLVWMATQDEPERPLTEGEEPA; this is translated from the coding sequence TTGGCCCACACCGAAGCCCACGCCACGGCCAGCCTCCTCGACGCCGGCGGGCGGGCGGAGATGGAGCGGAGCTGGCGACCCAAGCCCGGCTTCTGGGGGTGGCTCGTCGCCGTGGACCACAAGTCCGTGGCGAAGCGCTACATCGCCACAGCCTTCATCTTCTTCCTGCTCGGCGGGCTGGAGGCGATGGTCATGCGCATCCAGCTCGCCCGGCCGGAGAACGGGCTGCTCTCGCCAGACCAGTACAACCAGCTCTTCACCATGCACGGCACCACGATGATGTTCCTGTTCGGGGTGCCGGTGCAGCTCGCGGTCGCGCTCTACTTCGTGCCGCTGATGGTGGGGACCCGCAACGTAGCCTTCCCCCGCCTCAACGCGTTCGGCTACTGGACGTACCTCATCGGCGGGGTGCTGCTGTACTCCGGCTTCATCCTCAACACGGGGCCGGACGCGGGGTGGTTCAACTACGTCCCGCTCTCCGGTCCGCAGTACTCGCCGGGGAAGCGCATCGACGTGTGGGCGCAGACCGTGACCTTCACCGAGATCGCGTCGCTGGTGGCGGCGGTCACGCTCATCGTCACCATCCTCAAGCAGCGCGCGCCGGGGATGTCGCTCAACCGGCTGCCGCTGTACGTGTGGTCGGTCCTGGTGACGGCGGTGGTGGTCACCTTCGCCATGCCCTCGGTGGCGCTGGCCAGCATGATGCTCGCCATGGACCGGCTGATCGGCACGCACTTCTTCAACCCGGCGGAAGGGGGCGATCCGCTCCTCTGGCAGCATCTGTTCTGGTTCTTTGGGCACCCCGAAGTCTACATCATGTTCATCCCCGCCACGGGGTTCGTGTCCGAGATCATCCCCGTGTTCGCGCGGCGCAAGATGTTCGGGCACACGCCGCTGGTGCTCTCGCTGGTGGCGACGGGGTTCCTGGCGTTCGGGCTGTGGGTGCACCACATGTTCACCACGGGGCTCCCGCAGCTGGGGCAGAGCTTCTTCACGGCGGCGTCGCTGATGATCGCCATCCCCAACGGCGTGCAGATCTTCTGCTGGATCGCGACGCTGTGGGCGGGGCGGCCACGGTTCGCCACACCGCTGCTCTTCGTGATCGGCTTCATCGTCCTCTTCGTGTGCGGAGGGATCACGGGGGTGATGGTGGCCTCGGTGCCCTTCGACCAGCAGGCGCACGACACCTACTTCGTGGTGGCGCACCTGCACTACGTGCAGATCGGCGCCTTCGTCTTCCCGCTCTTCGGGGCCTTCTACTACTGGTTCCCCAAGGTGATGGGGAGGATGCTCTCCGAAACGCTGGGGAAGGTGCACTTCTGGCTCTTCTTCGTAGGGATGAACGTCACCTTCTTCCCGATGCACTTCCTGGGGTTCATGGGGATGACGCGCCGCGTGTACACCTATCCGGTGGAGGCGGGGTGGGCGCCGCTCAACCTGATGGCCACCGTGGGCGCGGCGCTGATGGCGGCGGGGATCCTCACCTTTCTGGCGAACGTCTTCACCAGCGCGCGACGCGGCGCGCCGGCCGGCGACGATCCGTGGGGCTCGCACACGCTGGAGTGGGGCACCGCGTCACCGCCGCCCGCGTACAACTTCCTCCACATCCCGGTAGTGCAGGGGCTGTACGCGCTGTGGGAGCGCACCCCCGACCGCCCCGTCGTCACGGGGATGGGGACGCGCCGCCGCGAGATCCTCCTGACCACCGTGCTCGACGCGGAGCCCGACGCACGCTACGAGCACCCCGGCCCCAGCATCGCGCCGCTGCTCTGCGCGCTGGCGGTGGCGGTGACGTTCATCGGCGGCATCTTCACCACGTGGGCCTACGTGGTGGGCCCGTCGCTCCTCTTCCCCGCCCTGCTGGTGTGGATGGCGACGCAGGATGAGCCCGAGCGTCCCCTGACCGAGGGGGAGGAGCCCGCATGA